A DNA window from Eikenella exigua contains the following coding sequences:
- the queF gene encoding preQ(1) synthase has product MRNKEELSGLSLLGNTGTQYPSTYAPEILEAFDNKHPGNDYFVKFVCPEFTSLCPLTGQPDFATILIRYIPDIKMVESKSLKLYLFSFRNHGDFHEDCINIIMKDLIKLMNPKYIEVFGEFTPRGGIAIHPFANYGRPGTPFEQMARERLFTHDMQ; this is encoded by the coding sequence ATGCGCAACAAAGAAGAGCTCAGCGGCCTCTCCCTGCTGGGCAACACCGGCACGCAATATCCCTCAACCTACGCTCCCGAAATCCTCGAAGCGTTCGACAACAAACACCCCGGCAACGACTACTTCGTCAAGTTCGTTTGCCCGGAATTCACCAGCCTGTGCCCGCTCACCGGCCAGCCCGATTTCGCCACCATCCTCATCCGCTATATCCCCGACATCAAAATGGTGGAAAGCAAATCGCTCAAACTCTACCTCTTCAGCTTCCGCAACCATGGCGACTTTCATGAAGACTGCATCAACATCATCATGAAAGACCTCATCAAACTGATGAACCCGAAATACATCGAAGTGTTCGGCGAATTTACCCCGCGCGGCGGCATCGCCATTCATCCGTTCGCCAACTATGGCCGACCCGGCACGCCATTCGAGCAAATGGCGCGCGAGCGGCTGTTTACACACGATATGCAGTAA
- a CDS encoding 7-cyano-7-deazaguanine/7-aminomethyl-7-deazaguanine transporter — MQNYRFTPAQQQQALRWLIFFHILVIAASNYLVQFPFSVTLPNGFEVHSTWGALSFPFIFLATDLTVRIFGQSLARRIIFFVMFPALLVSYAFSVLFQEGAWTGWSALAVFVMPVFRIALASFAAYAVGQILDIVVFNRLRQLKSWWIAPTASTFAGNAVDTVLFFSIAFAGSSDAFMAANWPHIAFVDYLFKLVIGTLFFLPAYGLILNILTRKLTTLHQAVVTEAVSAQPEAAGQSN; from the coding sequence ATGCAAAACTACCGCTTCACCCCCGCCCAACAGCAGCAAGCCCTCCGTTGGCTCATTTTCTTCCACATCCTGGTGATTGCCGCCAGCAACTATCTCGTGCAGTTTCCCTTCAGCGTCACCCTGCCCAACGGCTTCGAAGTGCATTCCACCTGGGGCGCGCTCAGTTTCCCCTTCATCTTCCTCGCCACCGATTTAACCGTGCGCATCTTCGGCCAAAGCCTCGCCCGACGCATTATCTTCTTCGTTATGTTCCCCGCCTTGCTCGTTTCTTATGCCTTTTCCGTGCTGTTTCAAGAAGGCGCGTGGACAGGCTGGAGCGCGCTTGCTGTGTTCGTGATGCCCGTGTTCCGCATCGCCCTGGCCAGCTTTGCCGCCTATGCCGTGGGCCAAATCCTCGATATTGTCGTGTTCAACCGCCTGCGCCAGCTGAAATCCTGGTGGATTGCCCCCACCGCCTCCACCTTCGCCGGCAACGCCGTGGATACCGTGCTTTTCTTCTCCATCGCCTTCGCCGGCAGCAGCGATGCCTTTATGGCCGCCAACTGGCCGCACATCGCCTTTGTTGATTACTTGTTCAAACTCGTGATCGGCACACTCTTCTTCCTGCCCGCCTACGGCCTCATCCTCAACATCCTCACCCGCAAGCTCACCACTTTGCACCAAGCTGTTGTCACCGAAGCCGTATCCGCCCAGCCGGAAGCCGCCGGTCAATCCAATTAA
- the aroE gene encoding shikimate dehydrogenase — MPASRYAVFGNPVAHSRSPTIHQMFAAQEGVTIKYERLLAEPSCFAQTAATFFAAGGAGANVTVPFKTDACAWADSLSERARAAGAANTLIKQANGRIHADNTDGLGLVADIGRNFHVALTGKRILLIGAGGAVRGVILPLLECRPTSLTIANRTAAKAQELAAIFGIRAGELGELPAAGFDIIINATSGSLSGQVPAIAPAVFAQCELAYDMAYGREPTAFMHFATKAGAQRSADGLGMLAEQAAESYRLWRGFSPKTAPVLAALRAGEI, encoded by the coding sequence GTTTGCCGCCCAAGAAGGCGTGACCATCAAATATGAACGATTGCTGGCCGAACCGAGCTGCTTCGCCCAAACTGCCGCCACCTTTTTCGCTGCGGGCGGCGCGGGCGCAAACGTAACTGTGCCTTTCAAAACCGATGCCTGTGCCTGGGCAGATAGCCTTTCCGAACGCGCCCGAGCCGCCGGTGCGGCCAACACATTAATCAAACAGGCCAACGGCCGAATCCATGCCGATAATACCGACGGCCTCGGCCTAGTGGCTGATATTGGCCGCAACTTTCATGTAGCCCTAACCGGCAAGCGCATCCTCCTTATCGGCGCAGGCGGCGCAGTGCGCGGCGTGATTCTGCCTTTGCTCGAATGCCGTCCCACCAGCCTCACCATTGCCAACCGCACCGCGGCCAAAGCACAAGAGCTGGCTGCCATTTTCGGCATCCGTGCCGGCGAGTTGGGCGAGCTGCCTGCTGCTGGTTTCGATATTATTATCAACGCCACCTCCGGCAGCCTGAGCGGCCAAGTGCCCGCCATTGCCCCTGCCGTATTCGCCCAATGCGAACTCGCCTACGACATGGCCTATGGCCGCGAGCCCACCGCCTTTATGCATTTCGCCACCAAAGCAGGCGCCCAACGTAGCGCTGACGGCTTGGGCATGCTGGCGGAACAAGCCGCCGAATCCTACCGCCTCTGGCGCGGCTTTTCCCCAAAAACCGCCCCCGTACTCGCCGCCCTGCGCGCCGGAGAGATTTAG